ACCTGGGGGCGCTGGCCCGCGGATTCGCCCCCGCGGTCCTGCTCACGGGACTGGCTTGGGCGATCAACCGCTCGTTTTCACCGGCCCAGTTCGCCCAGATTCTGCTGATCGGCCTGCTGATGGCCGCCGCCGCCGCCGCGATCGGCATGCTGATCGCCGGCCTCGCCCGCAGCCAGGCCCAGGCAAACTGGGCCGGCGTGACCATCACCCTGGTCATGGCAACGCTCGGCGGATCGTTCTTCCAGGGCGATCTCGAAGGGGCCCTGGATCTTGTCGGATACGCCACCATCAATCGCTACGCCAACGACGCGCTGCGGGGTCTGATCGAAGACGGCACCAGCCTGGCCGACCACGGCCTGGAAATGGCGGTGCTGGCGGGAATTGCGCTGGGGCTGCTGGTTCTGGGGCGGTTACTCTTTGCCACCGCACGACCGGGGGGCTGACCAGCCATGGCGAGCGTCCGGATGATCCTGGCGGTGGCCGGGAAAGACCTGCTGCGGTTGCGCCGGGACCGCTTCGGACTGGCGTTTGCATTGGGTTTCCCGGCGGCATTTGCGGTCGCATTCTTTTTCATGCTCGGACCGGGCCTTTCCGAGTCCGCCGAGGACGCGCCGCCCCCCACAATCACGCTCGCGACCGGGGAGCCCGGGGCGCAGTCCTTTAGCCGGGTGCTGATCGGTGCGCTGCTCGAATCACCGGTCCCGGGATTCGAAATCAGATCGGTCGACGAGGCGGCGGCCGGCGCCGAACTCGAATCCGGCGAGCTCACCGGCTACATCCTTTTCGCGCCGGACTTCGGCGAGGGCGTCTTTTCCGGCGCCGGAACCAGGCTTGAGGTAGTCGCCGATTCGGACCCGCAGCAACAGGCGGCGCTCGAGTCATTCGCCGGCTCGATCGCCCAGCAGATCCAGTTGCAGTCGGCGCTGGCGGCCGCCCTGGCCTCGCTAAACGCGCCGCTGGCGGCCTTTGCCGAGCCCCCCAGCGGTGGCGTGGAGTTCTCCGAAGTCGACGTCGGCCGCATCGAACCGCCCAACCCGGCCGATTTCACGATCCCGGGCTACCTTGTCATGTTCGTGTTCATGGCGGCGGCGTTTGCAGCCGCTGAACTCGCCCGCGAGCGCGCTTCGGGCACGCTTGCGCGGATGGTCGCGGCCGGCGCCGCCCCGGCCCAGGTCCTGTTTGGGAAATTCCTGTCGGCCGCCGCCCTGGGGCTGTTGCAGGTCGCCGTGCTGGGGTTGTTCGGAGTGCTGGTCTTCGGCATGGACCTCGGTCTGTCCCCGCTGGTGACGATCCTGGTGGCGCTGCTGATGGTCCTGGTCTCCTCGGCATTTGCGATCCTGCTGGCGAGTCTTGTGCGGACCGAGCGCGCCGCGACCCCGGCCGCAATCCTGGCGGCGCTGGTCGCCGCGCCGCTCGGCGGATGCTGGTGGCCGCTTTTCATAACCCCGGACTGGATGCAGTCGCTGGCGTTGATAACCCCGCACGGCTGGGCAAACACCGCGTTCAACCGCCTGATGCTTTTCGGCGGTCAGTTCGAATCGGTCGCCGGCGAACTGATTGCCCTGCTCGGTTTCGCGGCCGTGTTTGCCGCGATCGCGGCCTGGCGGTTCCGCACTTCGCCGCTGATCGATTAGGCCCGACCGGGGCGGCGGCCGGGGCCGCGGGTGCGGGTCCGGCCCAAACCGCCCGCGGGCGACATCGATAATCTGACCGATCGCCGCGCCGGCCGCATTTGCGTCAGGCACCGGGGCCGTTGGCGGCGGCGGAATCGTTCAGTCACCGGGAGCGGAAGAGTTGCCGACGGGCGTGAAATCGATCGGATCCCTGCCTCTATTTGATCCCGCCGCGGGAAAGGTAATCAAGCGGCCCGAGGTTGCCGCTGACGGGTACTGGGTGGGCGCCCCCAGCGCCTGGGTGGACGGCCGGAATATCTATCTGAGCACTCGCCATCGCCGCCCGCTGGACGATGGGCGCGGCTGGAAGTCGGCGATTAGCTTGTCCGACGGTGGCGACGATTTCGATGAGATTTGGGCGTGTTTTGCCGGGGACTTTGACACCTCTTCGATCGAGCGCAGCGCGCTGGTCCGGGCCCCGTCCGGAATTTGGCGCTACTACATTTCCTACGTGGATGCGGACCGACGGTGGGTGATCGACCTGCTGGAAGCCGATGACCCGCGCGCTTTCGACCCGGCCACGCGGGTCAGGGTGCTCGATTCGGCTTCCACCCTGACCGAGGGCGTCAAGGACCCGGTGGTGCTCTACATCGGTGGGCTCACCTACATGTTCGTCCCGTACGCGCCGCGCGATTCGGTCGTACCCGGATCAAGCTACGAAGACCTGCACTCGACCGAGAACGTATTCACCACCGGATTGGTGCTCCATCCGACCGGCCTGTGGACGTCGGCCTGCGGGCGCAGGTTTCAGTTTCAACGCGATATAACCGAGCCCGGCAACGGCTGGGACCGAAACGTGGCCCGAATCTCCTCGGTGGTCATGCACGAGCAGGGATTCGTCATCTTCTACGACGGCCGCGTGACCGACGGCGACGTCTACGAGGACAAGACCGGGGTCTGTTCGTCGCTGGACCTGGTCCACGTGGTCAAACACTCGGTCGACGGTCCGGTCCTGGAGGGGCCGTTCGGGACGGGCTGTCTGCGGTACCTTGAGTGCGTGCGGTACGGCGACGAATTGCTTTACTTCTACGAGCTCGGGCGCGATGACGGCGCCCACGAACTGCGCCTGGCGAGGGTAGCCGCTCCCGGTTGAGCGTGGTGCGGGCGCGGTTGGCCCGTCGATCGGAGCCGTCCAGCCTCCGCGCTTCCCGCTCGCGCGGGTCGGCGATCCCGATCCTGCCACCGGCGCGGGGCTACCGGATCCCCGGGCTGAACCGGGCAGATGGACCGGCCCGGGGCAAATTCCGGGGCGTCGCGCGACCCGCGACGCCCCGGAAGAAAACTAGTTTTCGATTGGCGAGTCGGCGCGGTTGCCGTACTCGGTCCACGATCCGTCGTAGACCTTCACGTCCGGGTATCCGAGCAGGTCGGAGAGGACGAACCACGAATGGGTGGCGCGCACCGCGGTCTGGCAGAGCGTGTAAACCGTACCTTCGGCCTCAACGCCTTCGCCCTGGTAGATGCCGCGCAGTTCGGCGGCAGTCAGGAAGCGTCCATCCTCATCGATCGCGCGGACCCAGTCCACGTTCACGGATTCGGGAATGTGGCCGCCGCGCTCGGCGCGGATGTCGCGTCCGGCGTACTCTTCGGCCGAACGGGCGTCGCAGACCAGGACGCTGGGGTCTTCAATCGATGCGATGATGTCGTCCCAGCTGGCGATGATGTCGTTGTTCGGCGTGCCGCTGAACTCGTAGTCGGAAGTCGAAACCGACGGGGTTGCGGTGCTGACCTCGCGACCCTCGGACTCCCAAAGCGGGAAATCGCCGTCGAGTATCCGCACGTCCTCGTGACCGTACACGTCGAGCACCCAGAGACCGCGCGATGCCCAGAGCGAGGCACGCTGGTCGTAGATGACGATGGTCGTGTCGGGCTTGGCACCGACGCTGGAGAGCACTCCGGCAACGTGTGATGCCGGCGGAATCAGTCCGGCGACGCCGTTGATCTCCTGCTGGAAGGCCTCGTTGGGGGTCACCCGGATCGCGCCGGGAATATGACCCTCGGCGTACTGCTCTTCCTTGCGCACGTCCAGGAGAAGAACCCGGTCGTTGTCAAGGTTGTCCTCGATCCACTGGGTCGTGACTAGCCGTTCGGTGTTGGCGTAGCCACGGTCTTCCAGGCCGGTCGCCAGTTCAGGAGCTTCATCCTCGAAAGGATTGCAGGCCACCGCCAGGGCAGCCACCGACAGCATGACAAGGGCCAGCAAGCCGGTTTTGCGGCCAAGTCGCCCAAGGCCGCCAGAAATTCCAGACCAGATGTTCATAAAACCTCTCTATGTGTCTGTGGTTGTTGGGGGGACTGAGCCACCCCGTGAAGTTGAGTTGGGCAGGGTTATTTGTCGGCCGCCGCTTCGGCATTGAAGATGTGGATCTCCCACTCGCCGGCCCGGCGCTCGGAAATCTCGCAACCGTAACCGCGCTTGAATGCTTCCGGCGGAATGGTGGCCAGGGCCGGCGGATGGTCCGTCCAGACCAGCAGCTCGGGCGCCCCCGGACGCACGTTGTCGAGTTCGCGGGTGGTGCGCAGCATCGGGTACGGACAGATCTCGCCGCGTACATCGAGCACCGGCGTCTTGCTTTCTTGGGTCATCGGACGGACTCCTCTTCCTTGCTTGGAATTGCCGCCGCCGGGCGCTTGCCCGGCGAGATGGTTATTGTTCGCGCGCCGTCGGCGGGAGGTTCAACCCGGCCGACGAGGCCTTTCCCGGCCGCCGCCGCCAACACCGAGGTGGCGACGATTTCGAGGTCGGTGTTGATTTGCAGGGCCGAACCTGCGGCGGCCTTTCCGACCGCGGCCTGGGCCAGCCGGATCTGTTCGGGGGCCGGCCGACCCCGCAGATCGAGGGTCTGCACGCTCACGGGAACCGCCTGATGAAGGCCGTCCCGGCATAGGCGCCGACGGCCAGCGCCAGCGCGTATACCCAGCCGTTGAGGGCCAGCGAAGGGATTGCCGAAAAGAAAGCCCCGATCGTGCATCCCAGACCCAGTCCGGCGCCATAGCCCATCACGACCCCACCGGCGAGCGATTGCAGGTAGCGCCGGGGGCTGCGCGGGATGCGCAGGCGGAATTCCCGCGCCAGCAGCGCGGCCGTGAACGCGCCGGCGATGATGCCGGCGTTGAGCATGAACGCGTCGGTGAACCAGGTCCCCTCGACGAAGCGCGGCACGCAGCCAGGGAGGTCGTTGATCCCGTTGAGCTCGCCGACCCCGGCCCCGACGCTGTCGGCGAGGTCGGAGACCCAGCGCGAGAGCTCGCCGACCACGCCCAGCGGGCGGTAGCGGATGAACAGGAGGATGTTGACTGCTGCGAGCGCGATTCCGCCGATCAGCGGAGTCCACTCGGCGCGGAATACTTTGCGGGCAACGGCCGCCAGCGTGGTGTCGGGTACGCTGCGTTCGGGTGCGGCGGAGCTGATCGGGATGGCGACCGACATTGCCGTGAACCCGCGGCGCTCCCACCAGGACACGGCGGCGAACGCGAGCGCCAGCAGCGCCAGTGTTAGCACGATCGCCCAGGTGTAGGTGAAGCTGGTAGGAATCCAGGCGATGATGTCGCCGCTGATCTGGTTGTCCCACCACCAGTTCCAGGTTCGGTTTAGAGCGTAAAGACCGATCAACACGCCCCCGATCGCCACCCAGGATCCGATGTACCCCTCGCCCATCCGGTAGAGCGATCCGCTCACGCAACCGCCAGCGATGACCATGCCGTAGCCAAACAGCAACCCTCCCAGCACGGTGGCGATTCCGAGCGGGAGGATATGGGCGTCGGAGGGCAGCACTCCCGACCCCGGGTTGGGGACGATGGTCGCCATGACCATCGCAAACCCGGCGGTGGCGACAGCCAGGCCGGCTATGATGCCGCGCAGCATTCGTCCCTGACGCATCAGGAAGAGGTCGCGAAAACCGGCGACGAAGCAAAAGCGGCTTCGTTGGCAGATTGCCCCGAAGGCGACCCCGACGACCCAGAACACCGGCCATGCAGCGTCGGCACCCAGCGCGAGGAGGTAGACGACTGCGAGACCGACAAGCGATAACAGACCGCCGGCCGTCGAGCGATCCATCCCTCGGGCGGCGGCCGCAAGCGAACTCATTGCGAATCTTGGCATATTCAGGTGATTTAGTCAAGAATGACAATTGGAGCGCGCCGGAATTAACCGCCTCCTCGCTTCGGAGCGCGGCTTCGCAGGCGCAGACCCGTTGCGCGGCGGTCGACGTCGACTTGTGAATGACGGTCGCAACAACCCGGTTGACGGCAAGGCTCCCGCCATCCTGCCTCTCGCGCGGGTTATGCGGTCCTGCTAGCGGCGCTTCGCCGGACCAATTCCATCTGGTGCCCGGCAATTCGGATGGGAGTTCGGATCAACCAGCCCGGTGAAAGCCGGCCCGGACCCGACCGGGCCTGGAATCGGGTGACTGCCCGCCCGCGTCGCCGCCGGTCAGGCCTGCCGGCCGCGCCGTCGCTATACGACTTGCAACAACGCCCCGCCCGCCGCGGCGAGCAAGACCACCAGCCAGGGAGGGGTCCTCCAGAACGAAAGCAAAGCAAATGCCGCCGCCGCAAGGGCAAAATCCGTCGCCGATG
The Chloroflexota bacterium genome window above contains:
- a CDS encoding sulfurtransferase TusA family protein; translation: MTQESKTPVLDVRGEICPYPMLRTTRELDNVRPGAPELLVWTDHPPALATIPPEAFKRGYGCEISERRAGEWEIHIFNAEAAADK
- a CDS encoding sulfurtransferase, producing the protein MNIWSGISGGLGRLGRKTGLLALVMLSVAALAVACNPFEDEAPELATGLEDRGYANTERLVTTQWIEDNLDNDRVLLLDVRKEEQYAEGHIPGAIRVTPNEAFQQEINGVAGLIPPASHVAGVLSSVGAKPDTTIVIYDQRASLWASRGLWVLDVYGHEDVRILDGDFPLWESEGREVSTATPSVSTSDYEFSGTPNNDIIASWDDIIASIEDPSVLVCDARSAEEYAGRDIRAERGGHIPESVNVDWVRAIDEDGRFLTAAELRGIYQGEGVEAEGTVYTLCQTAVRATHSWFVLSDLLGYPDVKVYDGSWTEYGNRADSPIEN
- a CDS encoding ABC transporter permease; its protein translation is MASVRMILAVAGKDLLRLRRDRFGLAFALGFPAAFAVAFFFMLGPGLSESAEDAPPPTITLATGEPGAQSFSRVLIGALLESPVPGFEIRSVDEAAAGAELESGELTGYILFAPDFGEGVFSGAGTRLEVVADSDPQQQAALESFAGSIAQQIQLQSALAAALASLNAPLAAFAEPPSGGVEFSEVDVGRIEPPNPADFTIPGYLVMFVFMAAAFAAAELARERASGTLARMVAAGAAPAQVLFGKFLSAAALGLLQVAVLGLFGVLVFGMDLGLSPLVTILVALLMVLVSSAFAILLASLVRTERAATPAAILAALVAAPLGGCWWPLFITPDWMQSLALITPHGWANTAFNRLMLFGGQFESVAGELIALLGFAAVFAAIAAWRFRTSPLID
- a CDS encoding YeeE/YedE family protein gives rise to the protein MPRFAMSSLAAAARGMDRSTAGGLLSLVGLAVVYLLALGADAAWPVFWVVGVAFGAICQRSRFCFVAGFRDLFLMRQGRMLRGIIAGLAVATAGFAMVMATIVPNPGSGVLPSDAHILPLGIATVLGGLLFGYGMVIAGGCVSGSLYRMGEGYIGSWVAIGGVLIGLYALNRTWNWWWDNQISGDIIAWIPTSFTYTWAIVLTLALLALAFAAVSWWERRGFTAMSVAIPISSAAPERSVPDTTLAAVARKVFRAEWTPLIGGIALAAVNILLFIRYRPLGVVGELSRWVSDLADSVGAGVGELNGINDLPGCVPRFVEGTWFTDAFMLNAGIIAGAFTAALLAREFRLRIPRSPRRYLQSLAGGVVMGYGAGLGLGCTIGAFFSAIPSLALNGWVYALALAVGAYAGTAFIRRFP